One part of the Granulicella arctica genome encodes these proteins:
- a CDS encoding alpha-L-rhamnosidase — protein sequence MKSFPIGFIAQKSLNCPSKLAVQLLGLLSLITPGLLHATPVHLRTEGQTNPLGIDVLHPAFAWQSDATTRDWAQSAYQITVATSAEALRKGNADVWDSGRRPSPDSLAIPYDGPALKPSQRYFWTVRVWDKQGNAAIATELAWWETGLLQPSDWQAKWIRRNDPAAEQELQSIHWIWLPNADPQHVPQSTTVEFEYHLHADTRPEAAILHLFTGGTYTTRVNGHITGHKQEWGAFDREDIRDQLVFGKGAAGDNTIAVTLSVRSSHNAAATYPAALAAILNLTQADGKASSIVSDSNWRVRETKPQPSTDWQPAQDLGPLASQHFGVAPDRHTPASTPDRVETTTALLRKDFTPRSKVVSARLYITALGSYQAFLNGKRVGQSVLVPDFTDYRKRVLYQTYDVTSLVAGGHNTLAAVLGGGWHGSPLLWSGSRLFPGPDLLRAQLELRFANGTRQTIATDDTWQAAPSPIVSSEIYGGEAYDARLDHPTWNQPSTKSTDWTPATVAPDPAIEVTAQSDLTVHSAQTITPVNVTMVPSDGKQLAVFDMGQNMVGVVKLRVHGPRGTTVRMQFAERLNPDGTVYTENLRDADATDLYTLSGNGEETWTPAFTFHGFRYIQVSGFPGKPTPAAIEGIVLNSLPAQPSIRLETSSDLLNHMNTLGLWGQRGNFLSIPTDCPQRDERMGWMGDAGVFWRTGSYNFDIDSFSHKFMQDVVDAQGSNGAFSDISPNLLDPTDQLPGAPGWGDAGVLVPYSTWLQYGDRALVERNWPAMQAWLAFILRTNPNYLRQHELGNNFADWLAPDPHSPSDLVATAYWALIAHQMEQMATALGRTADAATYRDLYTHIRAAYQTQYIHPDGSVEGNTQTAYVLTLYTGMAPKELEANMTERLVKDIEAHQDHLTTGFLGTPFLLSVLDQQGRTDVAYTLLLNKTYPSWGYMVEKGATTWWERWNGDTGDPSMNSYNHYAFGSVMAWVYRRAAGIDTDPASPGFHHIVIAPHVDARLPHVHAEYDSAYGTVATDWTRNGDTNLSLKVTIPANTTATVHLPATASSLIEQDGKSIQPHEAAGTAITEIGSGTYTFTIHNK from the coding sequence ATGAAATCATTTCCCATTGGGTTCATAGCCCAAAAGAGCCTCAATTGCCCTTCGAAACTCGCGGTCCAGCTTCTGGGCCTTCTGTCTCTCATCACTCCTGGCCTTCTTCACGCCACGCCCGTTCATCTCCGCACCGAGGGCCAGACCAATCCCCTCGGCATCGACGTCCTCCACCCCGCCTTCGCCTGGCAGAGTGACGCGACCACCCGCGACTGGGCCCAGTCCGCCTATCAGATCACCGTCGCCACCTCCGCTGAAGCCCTTCGCAAGGGCAACGCCGACGTATGGGACAGCGGTCGCCGCCCCTCACCCGACTCCCTCGCCATCCCCTACGACGGTCCCGCCCTCAAACCCAGCCAGCGTTACTTCTGGACCGTCCGTGTCTGGGACAAGCAAGGCAACGCCGCCATCGCAACCGAGCTCGCATGGTGGGAGACCGGTCTTCTCCAGCCCTCCGATTGGCAAGCCAAATGGATTCGCCGCAACGATCCCGCCGCCGAACAGGAGCTCCAGTCGATCCACTGGATCTGGCTCCCCAACGCCGATCCGCAGCACGTCCCCCAGTCCACGACCGTTGAGTTCGAGTACCATCTCCACGCGGATACGCGACCCGAAGCAGCCATCTTGCACCTCTTCACCGGAGGAACCTACACCACCCGCGTCAACGGCCACATCACCGGCCACAAGCAGGAGTGGGGCGCCTTCGACCGCGAGGACATCCGCGACCAGCTCGTCTTCGGCAAGGGCGCTGCCGGAGACAACACCATCGCCGTCACCCTCTCCGTCCGCAGCTCGCATAACGCCGCCGCCACCTACCCCGCTGCTCTCGCCGCTATCCTCAATCTCACCCAGGCCGACGGCAAAGCCTCATCCATCGTCAGCGACAGCAACTGGCGCGTCCGCGAGACGAAGCCTCAGCCATCGACCGACTGGCAACCCGCGCAGGACCTCGGCCCGCTCGCCAGCCAACACTTCGGCGTAGCCCCTGACCGTCACACGCCCGCGTCCACTCCCGATCGCGTCGAAACCACCACCGCGCTCCTCCGCAAGGACTTTACCCCCCGCAGCAAAGTCGTCTCCGCGCGCCTCTACATCACAGCCCTCGGTAGCTATCAAGCCTTCCTCAACGGCAAACGCGTCGGCCAGTCCGTCCTCGTGCCCGATTTCACCGACTACCGCAAGCGCGTCCTCTACCAAACCTACGACGTCACCTCGCTCGTAGCCGGTGGCCACAACACCCTCGCCGCGGTCCTCGGAGGCGGATGGCACGGCAGCCCGCTCCTCTGGTCCGGCTCGCGCCTCTTCCCCGGCCCCGATCTCCTCCGCGCCCAGCTCGAGCTGCGCTTCGCCAACGGCACCCGCCAGACCATCGCCACCGACGACACCTGGCAAGCCGCACCCTCCCCCATCGTCTCCTCCGAGATCTACGGCGGCGAAGCCTACGATGCCCGCCTCGACCACCCCACCTGGAACCAACCCTCCACGAAGTCAACCGACTGGACTCCCGCAACCGTAGCCCCCGACCCCGCCATCGAGGTCACCGCGCAGTCTGATCTCACCGTCCATTCCGCGCAAACCATCACCCCCGTCAACGTCACCATGGTCCCCTCCGATGGCAAACAGCTCGCCGTCTTCGACATGGGCCAGAACATGGTCGGCGTCGTCAAACTCCGCGTCCACGGCCCCCGCGGCACCACTGTCCGCATGCAGTTTGCCGAGCGCCTCAACCCCGACGGCACCGTCTACACCGAAAACCTCCGCGACGCCGACGCCACCGACCTCTACACCCTCAGCGGCAACGGCGAAGAGACCTGGACCCCCGCCTTCACCTTCCACGGCTTCCGCTACATCCAGGTCTCCGGCTTCCCTGGCAAGCCCACCCCCGCGGCCATCGAAGGCATCGTCCTCAACAGCCTTCCCGCGCAACCCTCCATCCGCCTCGAGACCTCCAGCGATCTCCTCAACCACATGAACACCCTCGGTCTCTGGGGCCAGCGCGGCAACTTCCTCTCTATTCCCACCGACTGCCCCCAGCGCGACGAGCGCATGGGCTGGATGGGCGATGCAGGCGTCTTCTGGCGCACCGGCAGCTACAACTTCGACATCGACTCCTTCTCGCACAAGTTCATGCAGGACGTCGTCGACGCGCAGGGCAGCAACGGAGCCTTCTCCGACATCTCCCCCAACCTCCTCGATCCCACCGACCAGCTCCCCGGAGCACCCGGCTGGGGCGACGCCGGCGTCCTCGTTCCCTACTCCACCTGGCTCCAGTACGGCGACCGCGCGCTCGTCGAGCGCAACTGGCCCGCCATGCAGGCGTGGTTGGCCTTCATCCTCCGCACCAACCCCAACTACCTCCGCCAGCATGAGCTCGGCAACAACTTCGCCGACTGGCTAGCTCCCGATCCCCACTCCCCTTCCGATCTCGTCGCCACCGCCTACTGGGCTCTCATCGCCCATCAGATGGAGCAGATGGCCACCGCCCTCGGCCGCACCGCCGACGCCGCAACCTACCGCGACCTCTACACCCACATCCGCGCCGCCTATCAGACGCAGTACATCCACCCTGACGGCTCCGTCGAAGGCAACACCCAGACCGCCTACGTCCTCACCCTGTACACCGGCATGGCTCCCAAAGAGCTTGAAGCCAACATGACCGAGCGCCTCGTCAAGGACATCGAAGCACATCAGGACCACCTCACCACCGGCTTCCTCGGCACACCCTTCCTGCTCTCCGTCCTCGACCAGCAGGGCCGCACCGACGTCGCCTACACCCTGCTCCTCAACAAGACCTACCCCTCCTGGGGCTACATGGTCGAGAAGGGCGCAACCACCTGGTGGGAGCGCTGGAACGGCGACACCGGTGATCCCTCCATGAACTCCTACAACCACTACGCCTTCGGGTCCGTCATGGCCTGGGTCTATCGCCGCGCCGCTGGCATCGATACCGACCCCGCCTCGCCCGGCTTTCACCACATCGTCATCGCTCCCCACGTCGACGCTCGCCTTCCCCACGTCCACGCCGAGTACGACTCCGCCTACGGCACCGTTGCCACCGACTGGACCCGCAACGGCGACACTAACCTGAGCCTCAAGGTCACCATCCCCGCCAACACTACCGCTACTGTCCACCTCCCCGCCACGGCCAGCAGCCTCATCGAGCAGGACGGCAAATCCATCCAACCCCACGAAGCCGCAGGCACCGCCATCACTGAAATAGGCTCCGGCACCTACACCTTCACCATCCACAACAAATAA
- a CDS encoding DNA glycosylase AlkZ-like family protein, with product MTVRFAVTRSQILSFRRQQGFLDERLPAKTESLRKAAWGGLQDSVPRAALLSIHARVDGTISTDWNHSSLVQLWGPRFNVYVVAAQDLALFSLGRLPVDTKRLARAEMTARRLQTFLNGRSMPFGEAGRGIGVVPNSLRYAAPTGTVLMRWNGAHQPIVWTVPPPDMEPQQARLELARRYLHVFGPATSATFARWAGIPDALAHAAFKELAGILTPVRTPTGDAWILAKDETTLRAQPRPAAPARLLPSGDAFYLAWGADREILVPNAKRRPELWTSRVWPGALLVGGEITGVWRRSSSEVSIDVWRRLTWSERDAVETEAMSLPLPDLNRPITVRWAYT from the coding sequence ATGACGGTCCGGTTTGCAGTCACACGGTCGCAAATCCTCTCCTTCCGACGTCAGCAGGGCTTTCTCGACGAGCGTCTCCCGGCAAAGACAGAGTCGTTGCGAAAAGCTGCGTGGGGCGGATTGCAAGACTCCGTGCCGCGTGCGGCGCTCTTGTCGATTCATGCTCGCGTCGATGGGACCATTTCAACCGACTGGAATCATAGTTCTCTTGTGCAGCTCTGGGGTCCTCGCTTCAATGTCTACGTTGTCGCGGCGCAAGACCTTGCCCTCTTTTCCCTGGGAAGGCTCCCTGTCGATACCAAACGCCTCGCAAGAGCGGAGATGACAGCCAGGCGTCTACAAACATTTCTGAACGGACGTTCCATGCCATTTGGAGAGGCTGGCCGTGGAATTGGCGTCGTGCCCAACAGTCTCCGATATGCTGCCCCGACCGGCACGGTCCTGATGCGCTGGAACGGGGCGCACCAGCCGATAGTTTGGACGGTGCCTCCACCCGACATGGAACCTCAGCAGGCTCGGCTCGAACTCGCCCGGCGATACCTCCACGTCTTTGGACCTGCAACGAGTGCTACATTTGCGCGCTGGGCCGGAATTCCAGATGCACTGGCACACGCTGCCTTCAAAGAGCTTGCCGGTATTCTCACGCCAGTGCGAACGCCGACAGGCGACGCATGGATTCTCGCCAAGGATGAGACTACGCTTCGAGCCCAGCCACGGCCCGCTGCGCCTGCAAGACTCTTGCCAAGCGGCGATGCCTTCTACCTCGCCTGGGGCGCCGACCGGGAGATTCTTGTCCCCAATGCCAAGCGACGGCCAGAGCTGTGGACGTCTCGTGTATGGCCCGGAGCACTGCTTGTCGGTGGAGAGATCACCGGCGTGTGGCGTCGGTCCAGCTCCGAGGTCTCGATCGATGTCTGGCGACGTCTTACCTGGTCGGAACGCGACGCCGTTGAGACCGAAGCCATGTCCCTTCCTCTCCCGGATCTCAATCGACCTATCACTGTCCGCTGGGCCTACACGTAA
- a CDS encoding FAD-dependent monooxygenase codes for MTTQQTSIGRAADRKTRVLVSGASFAGLSTAYWMNRLGYAVTVVEIGKTLKMGGTPVNIEGDTVDIVRRMGLLERIQSSSLPARPMEFVDAHGACLAMMSAQAGNMETSAPEYEIERDELLNMQFHDVKNDVEFIFGDSIARLEESADEVTVTFKSGKQRAFSLVFGCDGNHSAVRRMCFGEESAYSKFLQLYFSITIVDKLLIDENTSQIYNVPGKTVMLSAYNGKTDIAFCFFSEEEIPYDYRDQEKQRHMIREHFEGEGWRTRELLEEVSRYRDFYFDKLCQIKMPSWTKGRVALVGDAAYCASPAAGMGGSLAIVGAAALADAFQKHPDNFEAAFQQYNDSLRPFIEKVQADAIEFGLETFAPRSEEAIRARNARFGNS; via the coding sequence ATGACAACACAGCAAACCAGCATCGGTAGGGCAGCGGATCGAAAGACAAGAGTCCTCGTATCAGGGGCAAGCTTTGCCGGGCTTTCGACCGCCTATTGGATGAATCGGCTCGGATACGCAGTAACCGTGGTCGAGATTGGAAAGACTCTGAAGATGGGCGGGACGCCCGTCAATATTGAAGGAGATACCGTCGACATCGTGCGGCGGATGGGGCTGCTCGAGCGCATTCAATCGAGCAGCCTGCCGGCAAGACCAATGGAATTCGTGGATGCTCACGGAGCCTGTCTGGCCATGATGTCAGCTCAAGCCGGCAACATGGAAACTTCGGCTCCCGAGTACGAGATCGAGCGAGACGAACTGCTCAACATGCAATTTCACGACGTGAAGAACGACGTCGAGTTCATCTTCGGCGATAGCATTGCGCGCCTCGAGGAATCGGCAGACGAGGTCACCGTTACATTCAAAAGCGGAAAACAGCGCGCCTTCTCTCTCGTGTTCGGGTGTGACGGCAATCATTCCGCAGTGAGGAGAATGTGTTTCGGCGAAGAGTCCGCCTACTCCAAATTCCTTCAACTATACTTTTCAATCACAATCGTCGATAAGCTGCTGATCGACGAGAATACTTCGCAAATCTACAACGTCCCGGGCAAGACTGTGATGCTCAGCGCATACAACGGCAAAACAGACATTGCCTTTTGCTTCTTCTCCGAAGAGGAGATTCCGTACGACTATCGCGATCAGGAGAAGCAGAGACACATGATCCGAGAGCACTTCGAGGGCGAGGGATGGAGAACACGCGAGTTACTCGAAGAGGTGAGTCGCTACAGGGATTTTTATTTCGACAAGCTCTGCCAGATCAAAATGCCCTCGTGGACAAAAGGTCGCGTGGCCCTGGTGGGAGACGCCGCCTACTGCGCATCCCCCGCTGCCGGCATGGGAGGATCGCTCGCGATTGTTGGAGCGGCAGCTTTGGCCGACGCCTTCCAAAAACATCCCGACAACTTCGAAGCCGCGTTTCAGCAGTACAACGACAGCTTGCGTCCCTTCATCGAGAAGGTTCAGGCGGACGCGATCGAATTTGGTCTGGAGACGTTTGCCCCGAGATCTGAAGAGGCGATTCGCGCAAGAAACGCGCGTTTCGGCAATAGCTGA
- a CDS encoding TetR/AcrR family transcriptional regulator, whose translation MQKSTPDRRSRKRLATRQKISDVATCLFMERGFDQVTVDEIAEAADVSRMTVFNHFSRKEDMFFDLDDEGREELMAGLQKKENSASPIEAVRRFAHWAVAEQRPYVRFSEAGSEKFLETIQASDALKARARAIRDELTDMLTVGLAKAANRHLPDPAASLAASLLVATWVVAAFEAHRIFRESRDVERSNTAFLAIVDQGIRGVKVAVEGTPYA comes from the coding sequence ATGCAGAAGTCAACACCAGATCGCCGGAGCCGGAAGCGCCTCGCGACGCGGCAGAAGATCTCAGACGTCGCGACATGCCTCTTTATGGAGCGCGGGTTCGATCAGGTGACGGTGGACGAGATTGCCGAAGCCGCCGATGTTTCGCGGATGACGGTCTTCAATCACTTCTCACGCAAGGAGGACATGTTCTTCGACCTCGACGACGAAGGTCGCGAGGAGCTGATGGCTGGTTTGCAAAAAAAAGAGAACAGCGCATCGCCTATTGAAGCGGTACGGCGGTTCGCTCATTGGGCCGTCGCAGAACAGCGCCCGTACGTACGTTTTTCCGAAGCAGGAAGTGAAAAGTTTCTTGAGACGATCCAGGCCAGCGACGCGTTGAAGGCTCGTGCGAGGGCTATACGCGACGAGCTGACAGATATGTTGACGGTCGGCTTGGCGAAAGCTGCAAATCGCCATCTACCCGATCCTGCCGCCAGCCTCGCAGCTTCATTGCTCGTCGCGACCTGGGTTGTCGCGGCCTTCGAAGCGCATCGGATCTTTCGCGAGAGCCGTGATGTCGAGAGATCAAACACGGCATTTCTGGCGATTGTCGACCAAGGGATCAGAGGTGTGAAAGTTGCTGTGGAAGGCACTCCGTATGCATGA
- a CDS encoding spermidine synthase, protein MSASRFLYGTTIFLSAFLLFVVEPMAAKELLPALGGSSAVWITCLVFFQLALLLGYLYAHWLTHQPSARTQRLIHLAALACAVVAVVLTLRFRMNLNNGASHPVTTIFTALTLGIGLPFLLLGSTSPLLQIWMARTEGGNVPYRLFALSNAGSLLALILYPTLIEPSLTLHHQRTAWSIGFALFAILGALLAYRFSTANPAAQPTQTTIEAIPPTSLQIRVLWFLLPMAAAMQLSAVTSHLTRNIAAIPLLWTMPLAVYLLTFILAFEFSSFYRRGIVVRFLVLMLASLGYALSRIDASLPIGIGILFFLAEVFVACLFCHAEVHALRPARPSEATLFYLLIAAGGVAGTFFVAIASPLLFVADYDLAIAFFLTALLALIVTWSDGWPQRLLWSTGTGLLFALLLMLHIVLARQTLLEVRNFYGALRVKQTDMPAQTLPTRMLLNGTIRHGTQMFAPGLSRIPTSYYAEDSGIGLALTNCCADAPRRIGIVGLGVGTLAAYGRPGDQIRFYEINPLVRPIAENLFTYLRDSAAQTTFADGDARTSLAREAPQHFNVLAVDAFTGDAIPLHLLTTQAMQLYRIHLAPGGILAFHVSNQYLDLAPEIAQLAAASNMEARSVDSPDDDSRGEYRATWVLVTANQQFLALPNIASRTEPISPVPGLHLWTDDYSSLLPILRWAHR, encoded by the coding sequence ATGTCCGCGTCGCGCTTTCTCTACGGCACCACCATCTTTCTCTCGGCCTTTCTCCTCTTCGTCGTCGAACCCATGGCCGCAAAAGAGCTCCTCCCCGCGCTCGGCGGCTCCTCCGCCGTCTGGATCACCTGCCTCGTCTTCTTTCAGCTCGCCCTCCTCCTTGGATACCTCTACGCCCACTGGCTCACACACCAACCCTCCGCCCGCACCCAGCGCCTCATCCACCTGGCTGCTCTCGCCTGTGCCGTTGTCGCTGTAGTCCTCACCCTCCGCTTCCGCATGAACCTCAACAACGGAGCGTCCCACCCCGTCACCACCATCTTCACCGCTCTCACCCTAGGCATCGGACTGCCATTCCTCCTCCTCGGCTCCACCAGCCCGCTCTTACAGATCTGGATGGCCCGCACCGAAGGCGGCAACGTCCCTTACCGACTCTTCGCGCTCTCGAACGCCGGCTCGCTCCTCGCCCTCATCCTCTACCCCACTCTCATCGAGCCTTCCCTCACCCTTCACCACCAGCGAACCGCATGGTCCATCGGCTTCGCTCTCTTCGCCATCCTCGGAGCCCTCCTCGCCTACCGCTTCAGTACCGCGAACCCCGCCGCACAACCTACCCAAACCACCATCGAAGCGATCCCACCCACCTCCCTACAGATCAGAGTTCTCTGGTTCCTCCTCCCCATGGCCGCCGCCATGCAACTCAGTGCCGTCACCAGCCACCTCACCCGCAACATCGCCGCCATCCCCCTGCTCTGGACGATGCCGCTCGCCGTCTATCTCCTCACCTTTATTCTCGCCTTCGAGTTCTCCTCGTTCTACCGCCGCGGCATCGTCGTCCGCTTCCTTGTGCTCATGCTCGCCAGCCTCGGCTATGCCCTCTCCCGCATCGACGCCAGCCTCCCCATCGGCATAGGCATCCTCTTCTTCCTCGCCGAGGTCTTCGTCGCCTGCCTCTTCTGCCATGCCGAGGTCCACGCCCTGCGCCCCGCCCGTCCCTCCGAGGCCACCCTCTTCTATCTCCTCATCGCCGCCGGTGGTGTCGCCGGAACCTTCTTCGTCGCCATCGCCAGCCCACTCCTCTTCGTCGCCGACTACGACCTTGCCATCGCCTTCTTCCTCACCGCCCTGCTCGCCCTCATCGTCACCTGGAGCGACGGCTGGCCGCAGCGCCTCCTCTGGTCCACCGGCACCGGACTCCTCTTCGCGCTTCTCCTCATGCTGCACATCGTCCTCGCCCGCCAGACCCTCCTCGAGGTCCGCAACTTCTACGGTGCCCTCCGCGTCAAGCAGACCGACATGCCCGCCCAAACCCTCCCCACGCGCATGCTTCTCAACGGAACCATCCGCCACGGCACGCAGATGTTCGCCCCCGGCCTCAGCCGCATCCCCACCAGCTACTACGCCGAAGACTCCGGCATCGGCCTCGCCCTCACCAACTGCTGCGCCGACGCCCCGCGCCGTATCGGCATCGTCGGCCTCGGGGTAGGCACCCTCGCCGCCTACGGTCGTCCCGGCGACCAGATCCGCTTCTACGAGATCAACCCCCTCGTCCGCCCCATCGCCGAAAACCTCTTCACCTACCTCCGCGACTCCGCCGCCCAAACCACCTTCGCCGACGGCGACGCCCGCACCTCCCTCGCTCGCGAAGCCCCGCAGCACTTCAACGTCCTCGCCGTCGACGCCTTCACCGGCGACGCCATCCCCCTCCACCTGCTCACCACCCAGGCCATGCAGCTCTACCGGATCCATCTCGCCCCCGGCGGCATCCTCGCCTTCCACGTCTCCAACCAATACCTCGATTTAGCCCCCGAGATCGCACAGCTAGCAGCAGCTTCCAACATGGAAGCGCGGAGTGTAGACAGCCCCGACGACGACTCCCGCGGCGAATACCGCGCAACCTGGGTCCTCGTCACCGCCAACCAGCAGTTCCTCGCCCTCCCTAACATCGCCTCCCGCACCGAGCCGATCTCGCCCGTCCCCGGCCTCCATCTCTGGACCGACGACTACTCCAGCCTGCTTCCCATCCTGCGCTGGGCACACCGCTAA